AGTAACCTATGTCATCTTGTCCACCTTGCAGCTCATTCCGGAGATGAAAAAGCTGACCCACGTCATCATGGATGCCCAAAAAACACGAGGCGTTGAAACCGAAGGCAAGCTGCTTGTCCGCATGAAGGCCTTCCTGCCGACCCTAAGTCCGCTCATTCTCGGATCCGTGGCTAGCACGGAAGAACGGGTACTGACGCTGGAGTCGAGAGCCTTCTCGGCCAATGTCAAAAAAAGCAGCATCTACAAACTGGAGAAAACAAAGCATGACCGGCTGGTTCGAATTCTGCTGGTCGTACTGCTTGCTATCTTAATCGTCTGGAGAGTTGCGCTATGAGTATCATTACGATCAAGAATCTGTCCTATCAATATCCGATCAGCGAGTCCGATGCACTAAAGAACGTGAATGTGACGATCGAAAGAGGCAAGCTGTATGCGCTGATTGGGGCCAACGGAGGCGGAAAAACGACCCTGTGCAACGTCATTCGCGGGTTTATCCCCCACTTTTATAAGGGAGATCTGCGCGGCGAGGTGCTGATTGAAGGCAAGGATATCCGCGAATGGGAAATGGGCGAGCTCTCCCAAAAAATCGGCTATGTGTTCCAGAATCCTTTTACACAGATCAGCGGCGTGAAGGATAACGTGTTTGAAGAGATTGCATTTGGCCTTGAAAACCTGGGCATGGAGCCCGCACTTATCCGGGAGAAGGTGGATCAGGTCATCAACATGCTGGAGATCGATTATTTGCGGGACAAAAACCCGTTCGAGCTCTCCGGCGGCCAGAAGCAGCGGGTTGCGCTCGCCTCCATCATCGTCATGGAGCCGGATGTGCTGGTCATTGACGAGCCGACCTCGCAGCTTGATCCGAAGGGAACGGAAGAAGTGTTCAAGATTATCGAGCTGATGAAGAAAAAGGGGAAAACCATCATACTCGTAGAACATAAAATTGAGCTGATTGCCGAATATGCCGATGATGTTATCCTGCTGAGCGAGGGTGAAGTAGCTATGCAAGGCAGCTCGCAGAAGATTCTTACCGATGAGCGTGCCCTGGCATTCGGAGCCGCGCTTCCCCAATATTCGCTGTTCGGCCTGGACATGCGCAAACGGGGGATGGATCTCGGGAGCATACCCTTAACGGAAAAAGAAGCTCTCGAGGCCGTGAAGACATGGATGAAGAAGGGGGTTAACGCATGAGCTTTCTGACTTTGACGAATGTTTCCTTTGCCTATCCGAACGGCTACAAAGCGGTGGATGGCGTCAACATGTCCTTCCGAAAGGGGGAATCCGTTGCCATTGTCGGCCAGAACGGGGCAGGTAAAACGACCACTGTCAAGATGATGAACGGGCTGCTCAAGCCTTCCGAGGGGGATGTCGTCATCGACGGCTGGAATACGCGGGATTATACCACCGCGCAAATATCGCGGAAGGTAGGCTATGTGTTCCAGAACCCGGACGACCAGATCTTTCATAACGATGTGTACAGCGAGATTGAATTCGGCCCCCGCAAGCTCGGCCTTCCGGAGGAACAGGTCAAAGCGAATGTCATGAAAGCGGCGGAGCTGGCAGGCGTCGTTCCGTTTCTTAAGGACAATCCGTACAATTTGCCCTATTCCATGCGTAAATTCGTAACGATTGCCTCCGTCATTGCGATGGATTCCAGCGTCATCATTCTGGATGAGCCGACGGCAGGTCAGGATCTTCCGGCCATGGCACGGCTCGCCCATCTGATCGAGGCTTTAAACCAGGAAGGAAAAACCATCATCACCATCACGCATGATATGGAGTTTGTCGTGAACAACTTCCAGCGGGTCATCGTCATGGCGAACCGTCGGGTTATTGCGGATGACGATAAGCGGGCCATCTTCTGGAATCTGGATGTGCTGGAGCAGGCGATGCTGAAGCAGCCGCATATCAGCAGGCTCAGCCACTCCCTGGATATCGGCCATAACATTCTGGCGATACCGGAGCTTGCGGACGAGCTTGCCAAGCATAAATGAGGGAATAAGGGAGTGACAACGATATGGAGCAAGAGCAGGTTAAACACATCCTCTTGGATGTGGATACCGGCGTGGATGATGCCCTGGCGCTCATCTTTGCGGTAAAGTCCAATAAGCTGCATATAGAAGGCATTACAACGGTATTCGGCAATGTGGACGTGATGCAGGCGACGAAGAATACGCTCCGGGTGCTGGAATTGGCGCAGCCCCGGTACGAAATTCCCGTTGCCATGGGAGCGGATTCCCCTTTATTTCGCCCTCGCCGGGAGAACGTAACCGCCATTCATGGAGCAAACGGCCTGGCCGGATATGAACTGCCGGAGGCGCGCCAATCGCCGGTGAACGAGAGGGCATCCGATTTCATCGTGCGGAAGGTGCGGGAACAGGCGCATGACATTACGCTGGTCTTCACCGGCAGGCTGACCAATTTGGCGGTGGCGCTCGCCAAGGACCCGTCGATCGCGCAGAAAGCCAAGCTGGTGCTGATGGGAGGCGCCATCACGGTGCCGGGCAATATAACGCCTGTATCCGAAGCCAACATTCACGGCGATCCCGAAGCGGCGCACCGGGTGTTCGAATCCGGGATGCCGATTACGATGGTGGGCCTGGACGTGACCGGAAAGGCCAAGTTCGGCGAGGCTCATTATCAACAGCTTATGAGCGGCTTCACGGATGAACAGGCAGAGTTAAAAGCTTTCATGCAGCATATATTCACCTTCAGCTTTGAGGCAAGCGACCGTTTGAACGAGGGCAGATACCGGCTGATGCATGATCCGCTGGCACTGGCTGTCGTTGAGGATGCTTCCCTTGTGGAGACGGAGGATTATTACGTATATATTGAGACAAAAGGACAGATATCTTCCGGCGCAACGCTGGTCGACTTCAGACGTCCACAGTCACGGACCAATGCCTCTGTCTGCATACAGGTCCGTGAAGAGGCATTCTTGCAGCATTATATCCGAACGGTGCTGTCATAACCGTCAGAGAAAGGAGGAACATGATTGATGCATCGAATCGTATTGGATGTGGATACGGGCGTTGACGACGCTTTGGCGATTGCCTACGCTGTCCGATCCTCGGCTCTCGATATTCTAGGAATAACGACCTGTTTCGGAAACGTACCGGTGGAGGATGCGACACGAAATACGCTCCATGTATTGGAACGGCTTGGTGCAACCGGGATTCCTGTCGCCATGGGGGAAGCCGCCCCCTTGTTCCATCCCTCGATGAAGTCGTATCCCGTCCAGTTTCATGGCGAGAATGGACTCGGCAACTTGGCATTCCCCGATCCGGCAGCTAAGCCGGTCTCAACGTCGGCCGCTGCCTTTATGGTGGATCAGATCCGGCGATATCCGAAGCAGGTAACACTGATCTGCGTCGGCCCGTTGACTAATCTGGCTGCGGCCATTCTGCAGGCGCCGGAGATATCGTCGCTGGTCCGTCAGATTATCGTGATGGGCGGAGCCGTGGGCGTGTCGGGCAACCGCCGAATGCATGCGGAAGCGAATGTATGCTCCGATCCGGAAGCGGCCCAACTCGTCTTCCAATCCGGAGCTCCGGTTACGCTGGTCGGACTGGATGTGACCATGCAGACCGAGCTCAGTCTAAAGGATATTCAGCGCTGGAGAGACCTGGATTCGGATCTAACCCGCTTCTTGGCCGATGTAACTACCTACTATATCGGAGGCTACCGGGAAGCCTATGGCGACCGGACAGGCTGCGCCCTGCATGATCCGCTTGCAGTAGCCGTCGCGATCGACCCGAGCCTGGTCGAGGTTCAGCCGATGGTGCTCCAGGTGGATCTGGAAGGCATCCACTCCTATGGCAGAACCATTGCCGATCTGCGTCCGCGTTGTACCGACCAGCCGAACGTTAACGTCTGCATCGGCGTCGACGCCAAGCGGTTCCAGGAGCATTTTATGGAGACATTGATGAGATAAGCTGCAGCATTAGGAGTGAACGCCGGGTGCGTTCGCTCCTCTTTATGTTCCCCTCGCTGCTCTTTCCTCCCACTTCGCCCTCAAACCCTTCAAATCCTCGATAAAGAACCTTAGCAAATTGGGCCTTCTTCTTACCGCCAGTGGATGATAGGTAAAGCCCATCGGTGTGCCCTGGAATTCATGCCAACTCCCCCGCAGCTCCTTGACGGTGGCATTCTCCTTCTGCGGGAATAATCCTTCGACTACGACATTGCCAAAGCCAAATAGTACGAGCGGCTGCTTCTGAAGGAGCTGCGCCTGCAAATGCGGAAGACATGCCGCTCGGGTTGCAGGCTTATCGTAAGCCCGGATTGGCCGTCGCTTCAGCAAATAGGTGACGTAAACTGAGTGGATATCGATACCCGCTTCTCTCATGCCGAGTTGGAGGGTTTCCCTGGTCCCGCACAGGAACTCGTTTCCTTCCCTGTCCTCCCGGGCTCCCGGATTATCCAGGATCATCATCAGCGAGCCTTGCGGATTACCTTCCCCCCAGATGACACGATTCCGCTGTTTGCACAATTCGCAGCGTTCACAATGCTTCATATCTTCGGGCGCTCGCTCTTTTGGCAAGATGACGCAGGGATGATTCGTTTCCGTAGACATACCATTCCTTCCTTTCTGTCGCATGCAATGGTTCCATTATGCCCACCCCAAGTAAAAACTTGCCGTCGCGTATGATACGTCAAAGCCGTATTGTTTTTTAAGACTACCATCCATCTCATTATTCCTTTCACCGAAGGATGGTCCAGTAATGGTGCCCCCATCCCCTGGTACGGGCAATCATCGGTGCTTTTATCAGTTTCTATATTGGGGAAGAATTTCAGAATGGGACGTTGTATCTCTCCAACCACCGAATAAATAAAAGCGCCTTGCAGACGGATCTGCGAAGGCGCTTCTGAACATTTACTCCGGATCGATATTAAACTATATTATTTCTTCAACCATAATGCCGGTACGTTCGTTGGCTCCCAGCCCACCATCGAGGTATGTGCTTGAAGGCACTGATATGCTGCCCCACCGTAAGTCACTTCGTCCCCGATCTTATATGATACACCCGGGGCCCAAGCTGACGGCTGTGACGAATCGGAATCCGTAGTTACCGTTACAGCATTGCTTGCTGCAGACCGATTACCTGCGGCGTCTGTCGCTTTAACTGTGAACGTATAGGTTGTATTGGGTGTCAAGCCGGTGATCGTTGCCGAAGTATTCGTGACGGTGACCGCTAACGAGCTTCCTTGGTATACTTCATAAGCTGTTACGCCTACATTGTCAGTAGAAGCACCCCAGCTAAGCGATACGCTTGTGCCAGTTTTACCTGTGGTCGTTACATTGCTAGGTGCGCTCGGGGCTTGCGTATCGCTACCGCCGCCACCACCTGCCGCTAGCACAGCAGCGTGGGCATCAACAATGCCATACCCATACTGATTCGTGCTTCCGGCAGGCTGCGCCGTATTCCTGAGAATATCTCTGGCCGCAGCAGGAGTAAGACTCGGATTGACCGATCTCATTAATCCTAGTACGCCTGCCACATGAGGGGTTGCCATCGAGGTGCCGGACATGGTTGTATATTGACCGTTTGGATATGTGCTGTATATGTTCGATCCCGGAGCCATCACATCAAGACCCGTTCCATAATTCGAGAAGCTCGAACGCGTTCTGCTTGATGTAACGGAACCCACCGCAATTGAGCCGCTGTAAGCTGCCGGATAAGAGATGCTTGGAAGTCCATCATTACCGGTAGCTGCCACTACGATTGTGCCAAGGCCAACCGCTGTTTGGATCGCCTCATCCATCCCGCGATCATAGCCGCCGCCGCCCAGTGACATGTTGATGATATCAGCTCTAATATTCGCGGCGTGAAGAATACCTTGTTGAATGCCATACATCGAACCTGAGCCGCTGTCGCTAAGCACTTTAACCGGAACCAAAGTCGCGTTCTGCATGACGCCTGACACCGATCCATAGCTGGCGATCGTTCCCGCAACATGCGTGCCGTGCCCATGACGATCGATTGTGGTACTGTCTACAAAACTCCGACCCAGGCTGGTGTTCACCAGATTACTCAAGCTCGCATGGTTGCTGTCAATTCCCGTGTCAAGCACGCCAATTCGAACTGAGCTAGACCCGGTCGTAATCCCCCAGGCTTGCTGAACCCTAATCATGTCATAATGCCAACGCTGATTGTTGTGAATCGCTTGAACTGAAACATCTTCCAGAGCTGCGGTTTCAAGCGCGTACACTTTGCGATTTTCAGAGATATAGCGAACTTCGAGACCGAGGTCATCCAACGTTGTCTGCAATGCTTCTTTAGCGGAATCGATGGACTTGTAGTCATTTACAGAGTACTCGACCAAATATACCAATCCCATTTGTTTTATCGCCGCAGCCCTGACATCGGTATCTAGCTGCTGCACCGAGAAGGTGCCCATATCCTGTCCGAACAGTGAATCGGCAATAGTAAAACCGCTCTTCGTAAGGGAACCCGATTTCATCAATGTATGATCTGCGCTTTGAATCGAATTTACATCGGGCGGTTCCGCAATCGACACGACGAGTTGACCTTCAATATAATCCGTCGAGTGACCCTGAGCGGAGCTTCCAAACGATACCCCTGTAAAGAGGCCTGCCACTAAAAAAATGGCGACTAAAATCGAAATTGCATACTTCCTCATCATTAAAATCCCCTCCAAGGAACAAATATGAGCCAGTCGTCTGGTTTCTTGCTTACGACACGATGAGTTGGAGTTTGTCATGATGCTAGGAAAGTGCATTTGAAAAAATGCAAATGTATCACGGCTCCTTTTTTTGGCTATTTTTCTTGATTTCCTCGTTTTCCTTGATCCCCCCTTCTTAACATCATAAATATGGGGAGGGCGCTGAATAAATCACCCTTTTTTACCAATTAATACTTTTACATCTTTTTTTGACAAATGTAATAACTATTTTGAGTAAATTCCCATTTCATCTTGTCCGTAATGCCTTGACCTAACTGCGTGTCGTTGATCGTTGGTCTACAACTTGCCTGTGTGATGTATGGAGTCAGGAGGACGGGCCTATCGGCGAAAAAAAAGCGAAAGGAGCTAGCAGTTACCAGCCCATTTCGCCTTTTGCACTTATGTATGAAATGCTTATACCCTACACTTTACCCATTCTCACCCAATCCCTGCGGTCTTTTCGATCAATCGTTGTTGACTGAATGATACAAGGGAAGATTATCCGAGAACAAATCCGAATTGTCCTTAAGCATTTCAGTTATGATGTTCGCCACCTTAGCGGCATCACAGAC
Above is a window of Paenibacillus sp. FSL K6-1330 DNA encoding:
- a CDS encoding uracil-DNA glycosylase; amino-acid sequence: MSTETNHPCVILPKERAPEDMKHCERCELCKQRNRVIWGEGNPQGSLMMILDNPGAREDREGNEFLCGTRETLQLGMREAGIDIHSVYVTYLLKRRPIRAYDKPATRAACLPHLQAQLLQKQPLVLFGFGNVVVEGLFPQKENATVKELRGSWHEFQGTPMGFTYHPLAVRRRPNLLRFFIEDLKGLRAKWEERAARGT
- a CDS encoding nucleoside hydrolase produces the protein MHRIVLDVDTGVDDALAIAYAVRSSALDILGITTCFGNVPVEDATRNTLHVLERLGATGIPVAMGEAAPLFHPSMKSYPVQFHGENGLGNLAFPDPAAKPVSTSAAAFMVDQIRRYPKQVTLICVGPLTNLAAAILQAPEISSLVRQIIVMGGAVGVSGNRRMHAEANVCSDPEAAQLVFQSGAPVTLVGLDVTMQTELSLKDIQRWRDLDSDLTRFLADVTTYYIGGYREAYGDRTGCALHDPLAVAVAIDPSLVEVQPMVLQVDLEGIHSYGRTIADLRPRCTDQPNVNVCIGVDAKRFQEHFMETLMR
- a CDS encoding ABC transporter ATP-binding protein, coding for MSFLTLTNVSFAYPNGYKAVDGVNMSFRKGESVAIVGQNGAGKTTTVKMMNGLLKPSEGDVVIDGWNTRDYTTAQISRKVGYVFQNPDDQIFHNDVYSEIEFGPRKLGLPEEQVKANVMKAAELAGVVPFLKDNPYNLPYSMRKFVTIASVIAMDSSVIILDEPTAGQDLPAMARLAHLIEALNQEGKTIITITHDMEFVVNNFQRVIVMANRRVIADDDKRAIFWNLDVLEQAMLKQPHISRLSHSLDIGHNILAIPELADELAKHK
- a CDS encoding S8 family serine peptidase; protein product: MMRKYAISILVAIFLVAGLFTGVSFGSSAQGHSTDYIEGQLVVSIAEPPDVNSIQSADHTLMKSGSLTKSGFTIADSLFGQDMGTFSVQQLDTDVRAAAIKQMGLVYLVEYSVNDYKSIDSAKEALQTTLDDLGLEVRYISENRKVYALETAALEDVSVQAIHNNQRWHYDMIRVQQAWGITTGSSSVRIGVLDTGIDSNHASLSNLVNTSLGRSFVDSTTIDRHGHGTHVAGTIASYGSVSGVMQNATLVPVKVLSDSGSGSMYGIQQGILHAANIRADIINMSLGGGGYDRGMDEAIQTAVGLGTIVVAATGNDGLPSISYPAAYSGSIAVGSVTSSRTRSSFSNYGTGLDVMAPGSNIYSTYPNGQYTTMSGTSMATPHVAGVLGLMRSVNPSLTPAAARDILRNTAQPAGSTNQYGYGIVDAHAAVLAAGGGGGSDTQAPSAPSNVTTTGKTGTSVSLSWGASTDNVGVTAYEVYQGSSLAVTVTNTSATITGLTPNTTYTFTVKATDAAGNRSAASNAVTVTTDSDSSQPSAWAPGVSYKIGDEVTYGGAAYQCLQAHTSMVGWEPTNVPALWLKK
- a CDS encoding ABC transporter ATP-binding protein — encoded protein: MSIITIKNLSYQYPISESDALKNVNVTIERGKLYALIGANGGGKTTLCNVIRGFIPHFYKGDLRGEVLIEGKDIREWEMGELSQKIGYVFQNPFTQISGVKDNVFEEIAFGLENLGMEPALIREKVDQVINMLEIDYLRDKNPFELSGGQKQRVALASIIVMEPDVLVIDEPTSQLDPKGTEEVFKIIELMKKKGKTIILVEHKIELIAEYADDVILLSEGEVAMQGSSQKILTDERALAFGAALPQYSLFGLDMRKRGMDLGSIPLTEKEALEAVKTWMKKGVNA
- a CDS encoding nucleoside hydrolase produces the protein MEQEQVKHILLDVDTGVDDALALIFAVKSNKLHIEGITTVFGNVDVMQATKNTLRVLELAQPRYEIPVAMGADSPLFRPRRENVTAIHGANGLAGYELPEARQSPVNERASDFIVRKVREQAHDITLVFTGRLTNLAVALAKDPSIAQKAKLVLMGGAITVPGNITPVSEANIHGDPEAAHRVFESGMPITMVGLDVTGKAKFGEAHYQQLMSGFTDEQAELKAFMQHIFTFSFEASDRLNEGRYRLMHDPLALAVVEDASLVETEDYYVYIETKGQISSGATLVDFRRPQSRTNASVCIQVREEAFLQHYIRTVLS